Within the Blastopirellula marina genome, the region TATCCTTCCGTGTTTGGCATTGAGCTAAGTTCGAGGACTCCGGGCTGATGAACTTCTAGCCGGTCGAAATTCTCATTATAAAAAAGCGACATATCAGGGGTGGAAACCACCTTCCGTGAAGTGGCGTTCCACTTATCCTTTGCGTCTGCGCTAGGCATCGTTCTTGCTGGACGCTTGCTGTCGGAACGAAATTTGTCCTGCGTGGCATCAAAGAATCCTTTTAAAGACATTTCCCCCGAGACTGCGGGGCTTCCTGGCTCCTTAACTGAAAATTTTCCGTTTGCCGTATAAGCTCCACTCTTGAGCTGCTGCCGCTCAGTTCTCATTCCAGCAATTATAAATTGCTGAAGCTCAGCCGTCGTTTCACCTAGCGATATTGTCGGAAGTTGCAGGACTCCTGCAACGAATAGGCAGAATATCGCATTCCTTATGCACCGGAACTGTGCAGCAATACTTCGTGGTTGCTTTCTCATCGCAATTTATGTTCCCTGAAAACTGATTCAAAGCCTACGTAAGCAAATTATCTCGCACGCTACGTGCATGAAGGTTTGGTAAATCCACGAATGATGTGCGTACGCACGACAAGCCTATGGAAGTTGCCGCCCATGAAGATCTCATTGCAGTTAATGCGAGCTTGCTCATCGAGTTCACCAATGAAGGTATACCGCATATCGACGAAGACACCTGCCTCCTCGGCTAAATCGTCGCCAACAAGTGCTTGGCGTCGAATACCAACCCGACAGATCCTGCCGATGAGCCTGCTACGAATCACTCACAAAAACGCCTTCAAAACAGGCCCGCTCGTCGGCCCGAAACCTTTCACCACTGCGGGTTGTCGAGACCTCCAGAATTAAAGGTTTAACCATCTCCCACTGATCCTTAGTGAGCAAGGCTCCACGCCTACCAGCCATTGAGGGCACTCTTTCCATGGTAGGCATGACGCAAATCTTTACCTGTGTTAGGGTTTTGAAACAACCCTAAAGATCATTCACCAATATCTGGGCAATAATTACCATTCTCCCAATCTACTTTATAGTTTATAAATTCTGCGCTAACTGCTTCGTCATTGTCACGTACATGCGAATCGTCACCGCTACAAGGAGGAGTGCCGATAACAGTGGTATCGCATCCGCAGTAGTAAAAAATATTACATGGTGTATCCACACCAGCGGTGAGTGCATCTTTGCCTATAGTCGGTCCCGCGGCGTCCCCGTAGTGTTCATAAATGGGTTTGTCAACTCTACTTGCATCGCACTCCCATTCCAGTGTTCCTGCATTGCGTACACAATTAGCAGCAGGGCAGTTGGTAGCGTCCATGCCGCAAGAGAAATCGGCACTGATGTAGCACGCTCCCTGTCCACCCCAAACCTCACCTTGCTCTTTATCGCTGAGATAGCTCACATGCGAACGATGCCGGGAGTCCATGAGGGCCCCAGCGGAGATGAAAACAACCCCTAGACCCAAGCACCATAAATGCAAACGAATCATAGCTCATCCTTTTTTTAAAAATGCTGCAATGCCAAACAAAGACAGTATTGTCGCCGCCATTGCGTAAAGTGATAAAGTGATCCAAGACTGTTGCAGATCAGGCTTAAACGCTGCATTCCAGTCCGTCGGCTTCGATGGCGCGGTCAGCAGAACAACCCCCGATCGTTCTGAAGCGGCTGTGCGCCAGTCTGCCATTCTTTCCCTGCCGTTCCCGTCGAGTTGGCAGATCTTACCCTTGTCTTTTGATGGAAGGTAAACGACAAAATGACCGGACGAAGAAGAATCACCTGTAAGATGAACAATTACCGGGTAGTCCCAGTCAATCTGCACCTCGCTTCCAATGTGAGCGGCTTTTGCGTGGATCCCCCGTTTGGCAAGGGAATCGCTAATGGAATGTAAATTAGAGCCAGCATTAGATCGACTAGGCCGAATTTCATCGAAAAGCGTAAGGAGTGATTCACTGATTCCATAATGCATCAGTGTTTGACGAACTGCTATTGGTCCACATATCACACTGCTGATTGGCAGCGTGTCTTTCGCTGATGACTCTTCAGCTTGGGCAGTCGCATTGGTCGCTAGAATGAACAGTAATGCACATACCGCACATGCGATTGTTACTTTCTCTTGAGGGGATGGCCCTGAAAATGTCATGACTCTGTTGCCGTTCTCGTAATTACAGGAATTGCCAATTCTGCATCTATCTTAGGAATCCTCAGGGTAATCTGTCCTCTCTTAATCCCTGGCACGCTGGAAGCCATCGTCGCTTGCAGTTCAAATTGGTCTGGCTGAACCTCCCGGACTTCAAGCCTCAATCCATCGCCAAGTGTATGGGTCACTTCAATATCCCTTAAAGACAACTTCATTGCTGTGTGAGCAACAACTTCTATCACTTCTTGTGATTCCACACCCACTCGAAGATTGTGAAAGAACAGTGTGTCCGGTATGGCGTGAACTGGCTTCTGAACATTTAACGAAATGGGGATATCGACTTTTTTCTCCCCTTCCATGGGCGGATGTACAGTAAGGGTTGCCAAATGCCTTCCCGGGGCAAGTCCATCGGCATCGATGCGAGCTACGCATCTCCACTTTTGCTGAGGGCCAGTTGACGCATCGTTTCCATATTGAAAGCTGCCTGTGTATGCCAGCTGAGGAACCACATGAATCCATTGCACTGAACTCGTCACCACAACATTTGCCCAGTCATGGTCATCATAGACATTTAGAAAGAATTCCTCATTGCACTGTTGACCAGAGGGCACATCAACCGTCAAGGTGGCAGGGATGGGAACAGCCTTATCACGCACAAAGGCTGTTATCTTCAACTTCAAAGTAGGGGCTGTTGGCTCCGAAAAATGTACGGTTACGAAACGGTGATCATCCTTGCTGCCTCCATCCGCCTGATAAGTGACGTTAATATCCACAGAGGCACCGGGAGGAATGGTGCGCCATTCTACTTCTGGAACCGTGCAACTGCATGTCAAACCCATATCGCTCAATGTCCATTGGTGATCTGAGTCGTTAGTAATTATAAAACTATGTCTACGCTTTTCATGGGGCTTCACAATGCCAAACGAATGCGAATAGACGCGGACGTCATTCTCCTGCAATCGACTATCGTTTTTAGCAATGTGAGACTCATTGCTTTTAAGTCGTTTGGTGCATCCAGCACCTACGCATGCTGCACATATCGCAACAATCAAGAATAATCGTCTTGTCTTCACTCGAACAGGACGACCTGCTTTCGCGATACTTTTGAAGATAGTTGCGCACGGCGTATCATTGATTGTTATGTACACGTTGTGTTTCATGGAACCTTCAACACGCTATCAATCCAATCAGCAGTTCGGGCGATATGGATTTCGGAAATCAATTATTAATAGGATATCTGTTTGCTGAATAACCTGAGTAATTCTGTGCCTAGCATTCTGACGAAACCGAAGTGCTTGCCAAAGTGTTATCGTAGTTAACCGAAATGAACTAAGGTTGAAATGCCTTTCATTTTAGAGAGTTATATTGCTGCATCACTCATCGCAAAATATTTCACATGACTTCATGTGAGTATATGATAGCACTCTCCGTTGACATAAGCGTTTTTGCGAAACCAGTGTGAGATTGGGATTGCTGTGAATGCGAGAGCGATCGCGCCAAGTGGATACCATTTAGAATATGGTCTGCTACATAGCAGGCGTCGACGTTCATGTGTGTTCTCGTGACTGCTCAAATAACCAACGAAGTAATTCATCCAATTCTTCTAGCGAGGGACTCAACGCTCTGTGACCAACTCCTGCAATCTCTGAGTATCTAGGATTGCCACCTGCGATACGCACAGCCTTAATCATTTTCCTAGTGCCTTCGACATTGACAACTTCATCGTCTTGTCCGTGGATCGCCCAAATTGACAGACCAAGGAGGTGCTTTGCTTTTTCTGGTTCTCCGGCTCCGGCAACTGGGATAATTGCAGCCAATGCACGGGCACGGCGACAACCAAGCTCCCAAACTCCGTATCCCCCCATTGAAAAGCCAATGGCGTAAACACGATTCGGGTCTACACCATCTCTTTGAAGAACATCCTGCAAAATAGCCCAAACTATATCCAGCTCATCGCGTGGACGAGGATACAACTCTCCGCGATAGTTCCACTTAGTACCCTCTGGGCACTGAGGAACAACAAGGTAACAAGGAAAACGTTTTCGATAGTCATCCGAGGCAAGCTTGGATGGCAAGGAACGTAGAGGACGCATACCATCGCTGCCCCGTTCCCCGGCCCCATGCAGATAAAGGACGACGGGATATTTCTTTCCTGCTTCGCTTGGCTCAGGTGTGAGCAATTTGTAATTAACCGAATTTCTTGTCGGAAAGTTTCGAGATGAAAGATTTAGCGAAACCGTTTGAAACGCATTCGCAATGTCAGGTGACAGTCCAATTTCTCGGCACACCTGATGGAATTCATAGGCATCAATCGCAGCAAGGGCAACCACGTTCGCTCCCGTCCAGCAAGCAATCACGATTGCCAGTTGGAGAGCAAAGTGAACCCTCACCTTTCGATTTGTGGTTGCTCGTGAATCCATTATTTAAGTTTCCATTGGTCGTTTTTGCATTGTCTTTCCGGCTTGGCGAGAAAATGCGAATCGATCTCGCTGACACGGAAGTGCGCCGCCAACAACGACAAACAAGTCGGGCATGACTAACTCCGCCAAAGCCAAAACCCTCCGCCAACTAACGCGATTGCCAGATCGCCGATTAAAATCGCCACAATGACGGGATCCCAACCCTGACTCGAATTTGTTTTAGGCTTTTTGTTTGGCCTTGCGGGTGTGGTAGGGGCAAGCATGACTTTTTCAGCTTGTGCTAACTGCTTATCAATGTCACTTGAGTGTTGTAGTGTTTTTGTATCATTCTTATTTCTAATTAATTCAGGCAGGTTGTATTTTGCAACTTGATAAATAAGAGACCGTGCCCCGTCTC harbors:
- a CDS encoding cysteine peptidase family C39 domain-containing protein, whose protein sequence is MTFSGPSPQEKVTIACAVCALLFILATNATAQAEESSAKDTLPISSVICGPIAVRQTLMHYGISESLLTLFDEIRPSRSNAGSNLHSISDSLAKRGIHAKAAHIGSEVQIDWDYPVIVHLTGDSSSSGHFVVYLPSKDKGKICQLDGNGRERMADWRTAASERSGVVLLTAPSKPTDWNAAFKPDLQQSWITLSLYAMAATILSLFGIAAFLKKG
- a CDS encoding DUF1573 domain-containing protein; translation: MKHNVYITINDTPCATIFKSIAKAGRPVRVKTRRLFLIVAICAACVGAGCTKRLKSNESHIAKNDSRLQENDVRVYSHSFGIVKPHEKRRHSFIITNDSDHQWTLSDMGLTCSCTVPEVEWRTIPPGASVDINVTYQADGGSKDDHRFVTVHFSEPTAPTLKLKITAFVRDKAVPIPATLTVDVPSGQQCNEEFFLNVYDDHDWANVVVTSSVQWIHVVPQLAYTGSFQYGNDASTGPQQKWRCVARIDADGLAPGRHLATLTVHPPMEGEKKVDIPISLNVQKPVHAIPDTLFFHNLRVGVESQEVIEVVAHTAMKLSLRDIEVTHTLGDGLRLEVREVQPDQFELQATMASSVPGIKRGQITLRIPKIDAELAIPVITRTATES
- a CDS encoding dienelactone hydrolase family protein — encoded protein: MDSRATTNRKVRVHFALQLAIVIACWTGANVVALAAIDAYEFHQVCREIGLSPDIANAFQTVSLNLSSRNFPTRNSVNYKLLTPEPSEAGKKYPVVLYLHGAGERGSDGMRPLRSLPSKLASDDYRKRFPCYLVVPQCPEGTKWNYRGELYPRPRDELDIVWAILQDVLQRDGVDPNRVYAIGFSMGGYGVWELGCRRARALAAIIPVAGAGEPEKAKHLLGLSIWAIHGQDDEVVNVEGTRKMIKAVRIAGGNPRYSEIAGVGHRALSPSLEELDELLRWLFEQSREHT